The nucleotide window GTGCTGCGGGAAGAACGTCAGGTTCGCCCCGATGAAGAACACCCAGAAATGCACCTGACCGGCCCATTCGGGATATTGCCGCCCGGACATCTTGGCCAGCCAGTAGTAGACGGCTGCGAAGATACCGAAGACGGCCCCAAGGCTCATCACATAGTGGAAATGCGCCACGACGTAGTAGGTGTCGTGATAGGCGCGATCCACACCGGCCTGGCTGAGGATGATCCCCGTCGTCCCGCCGAGCGTGAAGAGGAAGATGAAGCCGAGCGCGAACATCATCGGTGTCTTGAAGCTGATCGAGCCCATCCACATCGTCGCGATCCACGAGAAGATCTTGATGCCTGTGGGCACCGCGATCACCATGGTGGCCACCATGAAGTAGGCCTGCTGCGTCAGGGTCATGCCCACCGTGTACATGTGGTGCGCCCAGACGACGAAGCCGAGGCCCCCGATCGCCACCAGCGCGTAGACCATCGGCAGGTAGCCGAAGATGGGCTTCTTGGAGAAGGTGGAGATCACGTGGGAGATCACGCCAAACGCGGGCAGGATCACGATGTAGACCTCGGGGTGGCCGAAGAACCAGAAGATATGCTGGAACAGGATCGGGTCCCCGCCGCCCGCGGGATCGAAGAAGGTCGTCCCGAAGTTCCGGTCGGTCAGAAGCATGGTGATAGCGCCTGCCAGAACCGGCAGGGACAGGAGCAGCAGCCATGCGGTCACGAAGACGGACCAGGCAAACAGCGGCACCTTGTGCAGGGTCATGCCCGGCGCACGCATGTTCAGGAAGGTGGTGATGAAGTTGATCGAGCCGAGGATCGACGACGCACCCGAGACGTGGACGGCGAAGATCGCGAAGTCCACCGCGCGGCTGGTTTCAACACCCTGGGCCGAGATCGGCGGATAGAACGTCCAGCCCGGACCCGCGCCGCCGTCGATGAAGACGGAGCAGAAGGCCAGGCCCGTACCGGCCACATACATCCAGTAGCTGAGGTTGTTGAGCCGCGGGAACGCCATGTCCGGCGCGCCAATCATCAGCGGCATGAAGTAGTTGCCGAAGCCACCGAAAAGGGCGGGGATGACGACGAAGAACATCATCAACACGCCGTGGCCGGTGATGTAGACGTTCCACGTATGGCCGTCCGGATTGCCGTCCAGCTGGTCCATCGTCCCCAACAAAGCCTGGGCTTCGACGGGGTTAGCGGTGGCGATCATCGCCTCGAACTGGGCCACCAGATCGGCGCGCAGGCCGCCTTCGATCACGACGGTCGGCTCACCCTCGATGGTCTGCGCACCCGCAAGAAGCGTACTTTCCAATGATCCAAGCTGGTCGGCGAAGGCGTTCGTGCCCCCGCCCGCGGCGGCCAAAGCCTCCCCCAATCGGGCGAAGACGCCCTGAATGCCATCGGGCGACGCGTCGAAGGGGATGTACATGTATTGCACACCCGGCTCCATCAGCTCCATCCGCATGTAGACGGTGAAGGCCACCGACACGAGGCCCACGAGGCCCGCGGTGAACAGGTACAGAATACCGATGTCTTTGTGGTTGGTGGACATGAACCAGCGGGTGAAGAACC belongs to Hasllibacter sp. MH4015 and includes:
- a CDS encoding cytochrome c oxidase subunit 1, whose protein sequence is MADATLTGHDHKDDRGFFTRWFMSTNHKDIGILYLFTAGLVGLVSVAFTVYMRMELMEPGVQYMYIPFDASPDGIQGVFARLGEALAAAGGGTNAFADQLGSLESTLLAGAQTIEGEPTVVIEGGLRADLVAQFEAMIATANPVEAQALLGTMDQLDGNPDGHTWNVYITGHGVLMMFFVVIPALFGGFGNYFMPLMIGAPDMAFPRLNNLSYWMYVAGTGLAFCSVFIDGGAGPGWTFYPPISAQGVETSRAVDFAIFAVHVSGASSILGSINFITTFLNMRAPGMTLHKVPLFAWSVFVTAWLLLLSLPVLAGAITMLLTDRNFGTTFFDPAGGGDPILFQHIFWFFGHPEVYIVILPAFGVISHVISTFSKKPIFGYLPMVYALVAIGGLGFVVWAHHMYTVGMTLTQQAYFMVATMVIAVPTGIKIFSWIATMWMGSISFKTPMMFALGFIFLFTLGGTTGIILSQAGVDRAYHDTYYVVAHFHYVMSLGAVFGIFAAVYYWLAKMSGRQYPEWAGQVHFWVFFIGANLTFFPQHFLGRQGMPRRYIDYPEAYALWNYVSSIGAFISFASFIFFIGIVFYTLAAGRRVTEPAYWGEHADTLEWTLPNPPPEHTFEELPTREMWDKQPGH